In one window of Helianthus annuus cultivar XRQ/B chromosome 17, HanXRQr2.0-SUNRISE, whole genome shotgun sequence DNA:
- the LOC118488841 gene encoding uncharacterized protein LOC118488841, producing MVVVSPAAAPSDVDDDASDTQNDTQKEAIVQKLWDAADSVVSTTVGQKSTTDLITPTPQPTKLLKRKRETAQAADEKYDPVAAKYPLELEAVKNEMKQFYTIDDFTKRKFPSLIGFIIPENINEYLETKARQARIRAKVECKDQDDEAILKRREFLLNKVKQIAEYASELNKEVSSLFPKAEQRNELRKEYLAYIMKEKFYSAEETEFKDYWPFIALKLEADRIEKIKLDPRKKKTAPNWNKYNKFIADLISEHKRKKQELVKASSDFSAFAEAIALLTKTFRQRLRGGSGKFQKSDRGRMEGKPREKGKTEVVCYKCRQKGHYASECKNKKLKDVAYYEKKLEEAKKQQQKVSLIAGTDTWLTDYSSDEKEEEMANFFLMATTSDGCSTS from the exons ATGGTTGTGGTTAGCCCGGCTGCAGCTCCTTCCGATGTCGATGATGATGCGAGCGACACCCAAAACGACACGCAAAAGGAGGCGATTGTGCAGAAACTTTGGGATGCTGCTGATTCTG ttgtttcaaccactgttggtcAAAAATCCACCACTGATCTCATCACTCCAACACCACAACCTACAAAGCTtctcaaaagaaaaagagaaacagcACAGGCTGCTGATGAAAAGTATGATCCTGTTGCGGCTAAGTATCCATTGGAATTagaagctgtgaaaaatgagatgaagcAGTTTTACACCATAGATGATTTTACAAAAAGgaaatttccttctctcataggttTCATAATTCCAGAAAACATCAATGAATATCTTGAAACAAAAGCAAGACAAGCAAGGATAAGAGCCAAAGTTGAATGCAAGGATCAAGACGATGAAGCCATTTTGAAAAGAAGGGAATTTCTGCTCAACAAGGTCAAACAAATAGCAGAATATGCAAGTGAATTGAACAAAGAGGTGTCAAGCTTATTTCCTAAAGCAGAACAACGAAATGAATTAAGAAaggaatatcttgcatacataatgaaagaaaagttctattctGCTGAAGAAACAGAGTTCAAAGACTACTGGCCATTCATTGCATTGAAGCTTGAAGCTGACAGAATTGAAAAGATTAAACTTGATCCACGGAAGAaaaagacagctccaaattggaatAAATACAACAAATTCATAGCTGATCTTATTTCCGAGCATAAAAGGAAGAAGCAGGAGTTGGTGAAG GCTTCATCAGATTTTTCTGCCTTTGCTGaggcaatagcactgctcacAAAGACATTTAGGCAAAGGCTAAGAGGGGGAAGTGGTAAGTTTCAGAAAAGTGATAGAGGGAGGATGGAAGGAAAACCAAGGGAAAAGGGGAAGACAGAAGTTGTTTGCTATAAATGTAGACAAAAGGGGCACTATGCTTCTGAATGCAAGAATAAGAAGCTAAAGGATGTGGcatactatgaaaagaagcttgaagAAGCTAAGAAACAACAACAGAAAGTTAGCTTAATTGCAGGTACTGATACTTGGTTAACCGATTATTCTTCCGATGAAAAAGAGGAGGAAATGGCTAATTTCTTTCTGATGGCCACAACTTCTGATGGTTGCTCCACATCATGA